A genomic segment from Candidatus Pacearchaeota archaeon encodes:
- a CDS encoding glycosyltransferase family 39 protein, which yields MKEEIKEEKEDKAENKEKKLKKEKIKVWLKDPYNLAFLIILLFAFSLRLYYFFLTRNQPLWWDEAEYMLKAKNIAFNTPDTGWWYGRPILFPLISAFFFKLGFNEVGIRFLFVLISTLNVFFIYTIGKILFNKRVGLISSLLISFSYIDLFYTNRLLVNLPEIFFSLFVYFLFLETEFYNKSKKLIYFIFPLIIIGTLIRFTIGLIVIILFFYFIFTNHFKFFKIREWYISIFLGILLFLPYAIYSYIKYNNPFYVIISVLIGSTKDRAIGDTPIKVFIDYIKYLPNYTNILLFIFFLIGFFLLLLEIILGFDKIKESKKLKKYLWLFLAFIIPLIYFGFFVNHFEDRYLAIALPCIFILTSKGIENTYSFIKKYLGKFFSILIILAILLFGIYQMYNHSNEIIRIKLNSYQDLKFAGLWIKENSNPDDIIISTAIPQITYYSERATYNFPENESKFLSFLEEKKPKYMILSIWEKSPPWAYVWPENNSDKVRIIQVYFLDKEKKQVSTIIYEIIY from the coding sequence ATGAAAGAAGAAATTAAAGAAGAAAAAGAAGATAAAGCAGAAAATAAGGAAAAAAAATTAAAAAAAGAAAAAATAAAGGTTTGGTTAAAAGATCCTTATAACCTTGCATTTTTAATAATTCTTTTATTTGCTTTTTCCTTGCGTTTATATTATTTCTTTCTAACAAGAAATCAGCCTTTATGGTGGGATGAGGCAGAATATATGTTAAAAGCTAAAAATATAGCATTTAATACTCCAGATACTGGATGGTGGTATGGAAGACCTATATTATTTCCATTAATTTCTGCCTTTTTTTTTAAATTAGGATTTAATGAAGTTGGAATTAGATTTTTATTTGTTCTAATATCTACTCTAAATGTTTTTTTTATTTATACCATAGGAAAAATTTTATTTAATAAAAGAGTAGGTTTAATCTCATCATTATTAATATCTTTTTCTTATATAGACTTATTTTATACTAACAGATTATTAGTCAATCTTCCAGAAATCTTTTTTTCACTTTTTGTTTACTTTCTATTTTTAGAAACAGAATTTTATAACAAATCTAAAAAATTAATATATTTTATATTTCCTTTAATTATTATTGGAACATTAATTAGGTTTACAATTGGTCTTATTGTAATAATCTTATTCTTTTATTTCATATTTACTAATCATTTTAAATTTTTTAAAATTCGTGAATGGTATATCTCTATCTTTCTTGGGATTCTTTTATTTTTACCATATGCTATTTATTCTTATATTAAATATAATAATCCGTTTTATGTAATAATATCTGTATTAATTGGTAGTACTAAAGATAGAGCAATAGGAGATACTCCAATAAAGGTATTTATAGATTATATAAAATATCTACCTAATTATACTAACATTTTATTATTCATTTTTTTCTTAATAGGATTTTTTCTTTTGTTATTGGAGATTATTTTAGGATTTGATAAAATAAAAGAAAGTAAAAAACTTAAAAAATATCTTTGGCTTTTTTTAGCCTTTATTATTCCATTAATTTATTTTGGTTTTTTTGTTAATCATTTTGAAGATAGATATTTAGCTATTGCTTTACCTTGTATTTTTATCTTAACTTCAAAAGGAATAGAAAATACATATTCTTTTATAAAAAAATATCTAGGAAAATTTTTTTCTATATTAATTATTTTAGCAATTTTATTATTTGGAATATACCAAATGTATAATCATTCAAATGAGATAATAAGAATAAAATTAAATTCATATCAAGACTTAAAATTTGCTGGTTTGTGGATAAAAGAAAACTCCAATCCTGATGATATTATAATTTCTACAGCTATTCCTCAAATAACTTATTATAGTGAAAGAGCAACTTATAACTTTCCAGAAAATGAAAGCAAATTTTTATCATTTCTAGAAGAGAAAAAACCAAAGTATATGATTTTATCAATTTGGGAAAAATCCCCTCCTTGGGCTTATGTTTGGCCAGAAAATAATTCTGATAAAGTTAGGATAATACAAGTTTATTTTTTAGATAAAGAAAAAAAACAAGTTTCAACTATAATTTATGAAATTATTTACTAA
- a CDS encoding class I SAM-dependent methyltransferase translates to MKKQTWNKFWKEYEKPSEAENWLIEERHKVLMKLINLINKKNKRRIKILEVGCGFASNSRLLLKEKFDVYCLDKSKVVINKIKKDLKNSFVGNAFNLPFKNESFDIVFSAGLLEHFHKPEGIIKEMIRVTKKDGIILNFVPGRYSLWQLFRFFHGKNWKHGYEENYTHNKLFQKTKNNIKDIKLILKGGLDPFSINGLFIKIFKRRFIFKIPTFNENAFTEIYQAYQKF, encoded by the coding sequence ATGAAGAAACAAACATGGAATAAATTTTGGAAAGAATACGAAAAACCTTCTGAAGCAGAGAATTGGTTAATAGAAGAAAGACATAAAGTTTTAATGAAGTTAATTAATTTAATTAATAAAAAAAATAAAAGAAGAATAAAAATTTTGGAAGTGGGATGCGGATTTGCTTCAAATAGTAGACTTTTATTAAAAGAAAAATTTGATGTATATTGTTTAGATAAAAGTAAAGTTGTGATTAATAAAATTAAAAAGGATTTAAAAAATTCTTTTGTTGGTAATGCATTTAACTTACCTTTTAAAAATGAAAGTTTTGATATTGTTTTTTCAGCAGGATTATTAGAACATTTTCATAAACCAGAAGGAATAATAAAAGAAATGATTAGGGTAACTAAAAAAGATGGAATAATATTAAATTTTGTACCCGGCAGATACAGTTTATGGCAATTATTTAGATTTTTTCATGGGAAGAATTGGAAACATGGTTATGAAGAAAATTATACTCACAATAAATTATTTCAAAAAACAAAAAATAATATTAAAGATATAAAACTTATTTTGAAAGGTGGTTTAGATCCTTTCTCTATCAATGGCTTATTTATTAAAATTTTTAAAAGAAGATTTATTTTTAAGATACCTACTTTTAATGAAAATGCATTTACTGAAATTTATCAAGCATACCAAAAATTTTAG
- a CDS encoding glycosyltransferase family 4 protein has product MRILIFNWRDLKNPQAGGAELYLNEQAKIWTKKGHKVSWICGGFKNCKKREIIDGIEFIRIGNSFSLYFLAPLMYLKIRKNFDIIIDAENGIPFFTPLFAKKKKILIIHHIHKDVWKKEKKFPLSLIGYFLEMKLMPLVYKNVRIITVSYSSNEEIKKLFKKEAEIIYNGVNLNKYIPGKKAKNPEIVFIGRLKKYKSVDILLKALSLLKKENLTTYILGSGDDEKRLKKITRELKLKNVIFKGFIDEEEKIKRLQKAWIVINPSMIEGWSITNIEANACGTVVIGSNVNGIKDSIINNKTGLLFEYGNYKELAGKIKLLIENKKLRKKLEKNAIKWAKNFSWKKSANKFLEIMKKI; this is encoded by the coding sequence ATGAGAATTTTAATTTTTAATTGGAGGGATTTAAAAAACCCACAAGCTGGGGGAGCAGAACTTTATTTAAATGAGCAAGCAAAAATATGGACAAAAAAAGGACATAAAGTTAGTTGGATTTGTGGAGGTTTTAAAAATTGTAAAAAAAGAGAAATTATTGATGGAATTGAATTTATAAGAATTGGAAATTCTTTTAGTTTATATTTTCTTGCACCATTAATGTATTTAAAAATAAGAAAAAATTTTGATATTATAATAGATGCTGAAAATGGAATTCCTTTTTTTACTCCTCTTTTTGCTAAAAAAAAGAAAATATTAATTATTCACCATATACATAAAGATGTTTGGAAAAAAGAAAAAAAATTTCCTTTATCTTTAATAGGATATTTTTTAGAAATGAAATTGATGCCATTAGTATATAAAAATGTAAGAATAATTACTGTATCTTATAGTAGCAATGAAGAAATAAAAAAATTATTCAAAAAAGAAGCTGAAATTATATACAACGGGGTAAACCTAAATAAGTATATTCCTGGGAAAAAAGCAAAAAATCCCGAAATAGTTTTTATAGGTAGACTAAAAAAATATAAAAGTGTTGATATTTTATTAAAAGCTTTAAGTTTATTAAAAAAAGAAAATTTAACTACATATATATTAGGAAGTGGAGATGATGAAAAAAGATTAAAAAAAATAACAAGAGAATTAAAATTAAAAAATGTTATTTTTAAAGGATTTATAGATGAAGAAGAAAAAATAAAAAGATTACAAAAAGCATGGATTGTTATAAATCCAAGTATGATTGAAGGATGGAGTATAACTAATATAGAAGCAAATGCTTGTGGAACAGTAGTAATAGGAAGTAATGTTAATGGAATTAAAGATTCCATAATAAATAATAAAACAGGCTTATTATTTGAATATGGAAATTATAAAGAACTTGCAGGAAAAATTAAACTATTAATAGAAAATAAAAAATTAAGAAAAAAATTAGAAAAAAATGCAATAAAATGGGCAAAAAATTTTTCTTGGAAAAAATCTGCAAATAAATTTTTAGAAATAATGAAAAAAATATAA
- a CDS encoding glycosyltransferase, with protein sequence MKKLSIIIPAYNEEKRISKTLKEYCSFFQEKKKNKEIDFEIIVVINNTTDRTEDIVKNYQKQYKELKYLNFKQGGKGFAIIEGFKEALKDKKNFFIGFVDADASTSAEEYYKLLKNINDYDGIIASRYVKGSIVKPKQSIQRIIVSRIFNFLVRFLFLLPYKDTQCGAKIFKRKVIEKILPQIGITEWAFDVDLLYKIQKSGFKIKEHFTIWADKKYSKINLKKASLQMFFAIIQLRILNSKAKIFYKILKPIGGFIYRKLK encoded by the coding sequence ATGAAAAAGTTGAGTATAATAATTCCTGCATATAATGAAGAAAAAAGAATAAGTAAAACATTAAAAGAATATTGTTCTTTTTTTCAGGAAAAGAAAAAAAATAAAGAAATTGATTTTGAAATTATTGTTGTAATAAATAACACAACTGACAGAACAGAAGATATAGTTAAAAATTATCAAAAACAATATAAAGAATTAAAATACTTAAATTTTAAACAAGGCGGTAAAGGTTTTGCGATTATTGAAGGATTTAAAGAAGCTTTGAAAGATAAAAAAAATTTTTTTATAGGTTTTGTGGATGCGGATGCTTCAACATCTGCAGAAGAATATTATAAGTTATTAAAAAATATCAACGATTATGATGGAATTATTGCTAGTAGATATGTTAAAGGATCGATTGTTAAACCAAAACAATCTATACAAAGAATAATCGTTTCAAGAATTTTTAATTTTTTAGTAAGATTTTTGTTTTTATTGCCTTATAAAGATACTCAGTGTGGAGCAAAAATATTTAAAAGAAAAGTTATAGAAAAAATTTTACCACAAATTGGAATAACCGAATGGGCTTTTGACGTTGACTTGTTGTATAAAATACAAAAATCAGGATTTAAAATTAAAGAGCATTTTACAATTTGGGCAGATAAAAAATATAGCAAGATAAATTTAAAAAAAGCTAGCTTACAAATGTTTTTTGCAATTATTCAATTAAGAATTTTAAATTCAAAAGCAAAAATATTTTATAAAATATTAAAACCTATTGGAGGATTTATATATAGAAAATTAAAATGA
- a CDS encoding oligosaccharide flippase family protein produces MFNKIKNLKKDELLKGSFLLIFSIFIFNLFNYFFHMLSARMLDAADYGILASLMALIYIFSIPSESIQTIITKNVSFFNKKNDGKIKNLLKKILKKCLFFAFVFFICFLFISLFLSYNLKINFLLLFLTGIFIFISFITPVIRGILQGKKKFDLLGFNIISEGLIKIILTSIFLYFGLKVYGAITAVILSSFLSFLLGFLFIKDILLKKEDKAEIRNNNFDNCIILLITMIITIFYSLDVLFARKFFDPTLSGQYSFVSLVGKINLFIGFSIGKVMFPLSLEKFNGKKQTKNLFKKAILLNLLISFVILSLYFFVPKQIIKILSLGSNKYLEASNILFILGISFVFLSFSYIIFLYLFSINKIKRFPFFTIFILFLFILLLNLFHYNIFQFSLIILFCCFLIFVYSLIYLIRK; encoded by the coding sequence ATGTTTAATAAGATAAAAAATTTAAAGAAAGATGAATTATTAAAAGGAAGTTTTTTATTAATTTTTTCAATTTTTATTTTTAATCTGTTTAATTATTTTTTTCATATGTTAAGTGCGAGAATGTTAGATGCTGCTGATTATGGTATTTTGGCTTCTTTAATGGCTTTGATTTATATTTTTAGTATACCTTCAGAATCTATACAAACAATAATAACTAAAAATGTTAGTTTTTTCAATAAAAAGAATGATGGAAAAATAAAAAATTTATTAAAAAAGATTTTAAAAAAATGTCTTTTTTTTGCCTTTGTCTTTTTTATTTGTTTTTTATTTATTTCTTTATTTTTATCTTATAACTTAAAGATAAATTTTTTATTGCTTTTTTTAACTGGTATTTTTATTTTTATTAGCTTTATTACTCCTGTAATTAGAGGTATTTTACAAGGAAAGAAGAAATTTGACCTATTAGGATTTAATATTATCAGCGAAGGATTAATAAAAATAATATTAACTTCTATTTTTTTGTATTTTGGATTAAAAGTTTATGGAGCAATAACTGCTGTAATTTTATCTTCTTTCCTTTCTTTTCTTTTAGGTTTTTTATTCATTAAAGATATTTTATTAAAAAAAGAAGATAAAGCAGAAATAAGGAATAATAACTTTGATAATTGTATAATTCTTTTAATTACAATGATAATTACTATTTTTTACAGCTTGGATGTTTTATTTGCTAGAAAATTTTTTGATCCGACTTTATCTGGTCAATATTCTTTTGTTTCTTTAGTAGGAAAAATTAATCTTTTTATAGGCTTTTCAATAGGAAAAGTAATGTTTCCTTTAAGTTTAGAAAAATTTAATGGAAAAAAACAAACTAAAAACTTATTTAAGAAGGCAATTTTATTAAATTTATTAATCTCTTTTGTTATTCTTTCTCTTTATTTTTTTGTTCCTAAACAAATTATTAAAATATTATCTTTAGGTTCTAATAAGTATTTAGAAGCATCAAATATTTTATTTATTTTAGGAATTTCTTTTGTTTTTTTATCTTTCTCTTATATAATTTTTTTATATCTTTTTTCTATAAATAAAATAAAAAGATTTCCTTTTTTCACTATTTTTATATTATTTTTATTTATCTTATTATTAAATTTATTTCACTATAATATTTTCCAATTTTCATTAATAATTCTATTTTGTTGTTTTTTAATTTTTGTTTATAGTTTAATTTATTTAATAAGAAAATAG
- a CDS encoding glycosyl transferase family 4: MEYLILFPVMLSFFLTLIILPKWIKKAHEIGLKWKDCNKNKEVYVAGSGGIIVLFVFVISTLLYVAIKTFYFKTTENVIEILALLTSILLLGMTGLIDDLLGWHRKGLSKRIRIFLCIISAIPLMVINIKNGYGFFYLLFIVPIGITGCATTFNFLAGMNGLEARQGILLLGALAIASYFTNVRWVSLIALTMISSLIAFLFYNKYPAKIFPGDILTYSVGGLIAIIAILSRLEKFALFIFIPYFIEVFLKLRGNLEKQSFGKPKKDNSLDLLYDKIYSLNHLAIILLKKIKPSKKVYERDVVLAINIFQIIIIIIAFIIFRNHIFG; this comes from the coding sequence ATGGAATATCTAATTTTATTTCCTGTTATGTTAAGTTTTTTTTTAACTTTAATTATTCTTCCAAAATGGATAAAAAAAGCTCATGAAATAGGTTTAAAATGGAAAGATTGTAATAAAAATAAAGAAGTATATGTTGCTGGTTCTGGTGGTATTATAGTTCTATTTGTTTTTGTTATTTCCACTTTATTATATGTAGCAATAAAAACTTTTTATTTTAAAACTACAGAAAATGTTATAGAAATATTAGCACTATTAACATCTATTTTATTATTGGGAATGACTGGTTTAATAGATGATTTATTGGGTTGGCATAGGAAAGGATTAAGTAAAAGAATAAGGATTTTTTTATGTATTATTTCTGCAATACCTCTAATGGTTATTAATATAAAAAATGGATATGGTTTTTTTTATTTATTATTTATTGTTCCGATAGGTATAACTGGATGTGCTACAACTTTTAATTTTTTAGCTGGAATGAATGGACTAGAAGCAAGACAAGGAATACTTCTTCTAGGAGCTTTAGCTATTGCTTCTTATTTTACTAATGTAAGATGGGTTTCGTTAATAGCATTAACAATGATATCTTCTCTTATTGCATTTTTATTCTATAATAAATACCCTGCAAAAATTTTTCCAGGAGATATTTTAACTTATTCGGTTGGCGGATTAATAGCAATAATCGCTATTTTAAGCAGATTAGAAAAATTTGCTTTATTTATTTTTATTCCTTATTTTATAGAAGTATTTTTAAAATTAAGAGGAAATTTAGAAAAACAATCTTTTGGTAAGCCAAAAAAAGATAATAGTCTAGATTTATTATATGATAAAATTTATAGTTTAAATCATTTAGCTATAATTTTATTGAAAAAAATAAAACCAAGTAAAAAAGTTTATGAAAGAGATGTTGTTTTAGCTATAAATATATTTCAAATAATAATTATAATTATTGCTTTTATAATTTTTAGGAATCACATTTTTGGTTAA
- a CDS encoding STT3 domain-containing protein → MNEEEKIIEERKKRLINFLKNGKFLIIFFLLIAIILGIYIRSLPMKDHNGKPGLWDITTNTWTLGPDLDPFLFLRYAKTIVNNNGYLPIHDEMRYVPLGFDTREETRLLPYMISWTYFFISKFKDINVEYAAVVFPVIMFFFTIIVFFFFVREIFLINKKDKKADIIALISTFFMIVIPVLLPRTIAGIPEKESAGFLFMFLSFFLFLRALRSNKGYSYIIFGILSGISTSIMGLIWGGVIYIFTTISIFIFISFILNKIEKKEFIVYSLWIIFSYMFLLIFSKKYSLKGLLTSLDSGLSFIIFFILCIHFILWKTPLEKKIREIKIPKNLFSLIISFILILIIIIIFFGFSFIIEKIDALNHILFNPITGRWSTTVAENRQPYFNEWANEFGPIIGKFPIIFWLFFIGSILLFYNVIGNLKKRDRNILTLFYIFFLIGLIFSRYSEDSIFNGTNFISKLFYYSSSLLLISFLLYYYTKYYKEKNNAFEKIKFNYIFLFSFFILCLFTARSAVRLIMTLAPVAVIFVAYLITETFDKVLNSKKDSKILYMLLFILIFYLSFFAFISFLKESKKQAYNYVPDSYRYQWQLAMKWVRENTSENAVFAHWWDYGYWTQSMGNRATVTDGGNAIVWWNYLTGRYVLTGNNEKEALEFLYNHNATYLLIDSTDIGKYGAFSKIGSDKNYDRFSYGPLIALADKKNIQETKNGTIIYYYLNGIVEDDINYQENNNKIFIPGVYSDSKDNIKFNAYIIGIILESIKSNNTIISFKQPIVIYYYQGKQYKIPLRYIFYKDEILDFKSGLEGGFVLIQEFYQTETGNIKMEEIGAGIYLSPRVMRTFFAQKYILNDPFNRFDNFELVHKEDDLLVSYLRQNSDIYVGDFIYYYGIRGPIKIWKINYNGDEKINETYLRTSQPPEITWNF, encoded by the coding sequence ATGAATGAAGAAGAAAAAATTATTGAAGAAAGAAAAAAGAGGTTAATTAATTTTTTAAAGAATGGTAAGTTTCTAATTATTTTTTTCTTATTAATTGCTATAATTTTAGGAATTTATATTAGAAGTTTACCTATGAAAGATCATAATGGAAAACCTGGTTTGTGGGATATAACAACAAATACTTGGACATTAGGACCTGATTTAGATCCTTTTCTTTTTTTAAGATATGCTAAAACTATAGTTAATAATAACGGATATTTACCAATTCATGATGAAATGAGATATGTTCCTTTAGGATTTGATACTAGAGAAGAAACGAGATTACTTCCTTACATGATAAGTTGGACCTATTTTTTTATAAGCAAATTTAAAGATATAAATGTAGAATATGCTGCTGTTGTATTTCCTGTTATTATGTTTTTTTTTACAATTATTGTCTTTTTCTTTTTTGTGAGAGAGATTTTTTTAATTAATAAAAAAGATAAAAAAGCTGATATTATTGCATTAATCTCTACATTTTTTATGATTGTAATTCCTGTTCTTTTACCAAGAACCATAGCTGGAATTCCAGAAAAAGAATCTGCTGGATTTTTATTTATGTTTCTTAGTTTTTTCCTCTTTCTAAGAGCATTAAGATCTAATAAGGGATATAGTTACATAATATTTGGTATATTATCTGGAATATCTACTTCTATAATGGGATTGATTTGGGGAGGAGTAATATATATTTTTACTACTATTTCTATATTTATTTTTATTTCCTTTATATTAAACAAAATTGAAAAAAAAGAATTTATTGTTTATAGTCTTTGGATTATCTTTTCTTATATGTTTCTTTTAATTTTTTCAAAAAAATATTCTTTGAAAGGATTATTGACTTCTCTGGATAGTGGATTATCTTTTATTATTTTTTTTATCCTTTGTATTCATTTTATTTTATGGAAAACCCCTTTAGAAAAAAAAATAAGAGAAATAAAAATACCTAAAAATTTATTTTCTTTAATAATCTCTTTTATTTTAATTTTAATTATTATCATTATTTTTTTCGGATTTTCTTTTATTATTGAAAAAATAGATGCTTTAAATCATATATTATTTAATCCTATAACAGGGAGATGGTCTACAACAGTTGCAGAAAATAGACAGCCTTATTTTAATGAATGGGCTAATGAATTTGGTCCTATCATAGGAAAATTTCCTATAATATTTTGGTTATTTTTTATAGGATCTATATTATTATTTTATAATGTAATAGGGAATCTAAAGAAAAGAGATAGAAATATTTTAACTTTATTCTATATTTTCTTTTTAATTGGATTAATATTTTCTCGCTATTCTGAAGATAGTATTTTTAATGGAACTAATTTTATAAGTAAATTATTTTATTATTCTTCTTCTTTATTATTAATAAGTTTTTTACTATATTATTATACAAAGTATTATAAAGAAAAAAATAATGCATTTGAAAAAATAAAATTTAATTATATATTTTTGTTTTCTTTTTTTATTTTATGTTTATTTACGGCAAGAAGTGCAGTAAGATTAATTATGACATTAGCTCCCGTCGCTGTTATTTTTGTTGCTTATTTAATAACAGAGACATTTGATAAAGTTTTAAATTCAAAAAAAGATTCTAAAATACTTTATATGTTGTTATTTATTTTAATTTTTTATTTAAGCTTTTTTGCTTTTATTAGTTTTTTAAAAGAAAGTAAAAAACAGGCATATAATTATGTTCCAGATTCTTATAGATATCAATGGCAACTTGCAATGAAATGGGTAAGAGAAAATACATCGGAAAATGCTGTTTTTGCTCATTGGTGGGATTATGGATATTGGACGCAGTCAATGGGAAATCGAGCTACTGTAACTGATGGGGGTAATGCTATAGTTTGGTGGAATTATTTAACAGGAAGATATGTTTTAACAGGAAACAATGAAAAAGAAGCGTTAGAATTTTTATACAACCACAATGCAACTTATCTTCTTATAGATTCTACTGATATTGGAAAATATGGGGCTTTTTCAAAAATTGGTAGTGATAAAAATTATGATAGATTCTCTTATGGGCCCTTAATTGCTTTAGCAGATAAAAAGAACATACAAGAAACGAAAAATGGAACAATTATTTATTATTACTTAAATGGTATAGTAGAAGACGACATTAATTACCAAGAGAATAATAATAAAATTTTTATTCCTGGTGTTTATTCTGATTCTAAAGATAATATAAAATTTAATGCCTATATTATAGGTATAATATTAGAAAGTATTAAAAGTAATAATACCATAATATCATTTAAACAACCGATAGTAATTTATTATTACCAAGGAAAACAGTATAAAATTCCTTTAAGGTATATATTTTATAAAGATGAAATATTAGATTTTAAATCTGGATTAGAAGGAGGTTTTGTGTTAATACAAGAATTTTATCAAACTGAAACAGGTAATATTAAAATGGAAGAAATTGGAGCTGGAATATATTTGTCTCCTAGAGTTATGAGGACTTTTTTTGCTCAAAAATATATTTTGAATGATCCTTTTAATAGATTTGATAATTTTGAATTAGTACATAAAGAAGATGATCTTTTAGTTAGTTATTTAAGACAAAATTCTGATATTTATGTTGGAGATTTTATTTATTATTATGGAATAAGAGGGCCAATAAAGATATGGAAAATAAATTATAACGGAGATGAAAAGATAAATGAAACTTATTTAAGAACTTCTCAACCACCTGAAATAACCTGGAATTTTTAA
- a CDS encoding rubredoxin, producing the protein MGRFVCKSCNYRFEREKKPLKCPYCGESSIKEEETAEELLEGLEE; encoded by the coding sequence ATGGGAAGATTTGTATGCAAATCCTGTAACTACAGATTTGAAAGAGAAAAAAAACCTTTAAAATGCCCTTATTGTGGTGAATCTTCTATTAAAGAAGAAGAAACAGCAGAAGAATTATTAGAAGGATTGGAAGAGTAA
- a CDS encoding stage II sporulation protein M gives MLEMLLSPIKAKQKSWYMFFIGLFYGIISVLLARFFFAHDIIMAKHLGIIIVTFSVMFCTPFVYFLFRIEEKKEFIEESFFRVLKEHQKSMAALLFLFLGLLVGYSLMYIGLSKETFATQIETYCSINKPNNFQNCIKEYGLTSKTTGFVTSKDRFLAIFSNNIYVLIFTIIFSLIFGAGGMFVLAWNASVIAAAIGIYTKSQFNKIFLGLGRYMIHGIPEIAAYFFGLLAGGILSIAITKKDYKTGRFFNILQNILLLIILAVIILIIAGFIEVYITPLIFEK, from the coding sequence ATGTTAGAAATGCTTTTAAGTCCAATTAAAGCAAAACAAAAAAGTTGGTATATGTTTTTTATTGGTTTATTTTATGGTATTATTTCCGTTTTATTAGCAAGATTTTTTTTTGCACATGATATTATAATGGCTAAGCATCTTGGTATTATAATTGTTACTTTTAGTGTAATGTTTTGCACACCTTTCGTTTATTTTTTGTTTAGAATAGAAGAAAAAAAAGAATTTATTGAAGAAAGTTTTTTTAGAGTTTTGAAAGAACATCAAAAAAGTATGGCTGCTTTATTATTTTTATTTTTAGGGTTATTAGTAGGGTATAGTTTAATGTATATTGGATTATCAAAAGAAACTTTTGCTACACAAATAGAGACTTATTGTAGTATAAATAAACCAAATAATTTCCAAAATTGTATAAAAGAGTATGGATTAACATCAAAAACTACCGGTTTTGTAACATCAAAAGATAGATTTTTAGCCATATTCTCTAATAATATATATGTATTAATATTTACTATTATATTTTCATTAATTTTTGGTGCTGGTGGGATGTTTGTTCTCGCATGGAATGCTTCTGTTATTGCTGCTGCTATAGGAATATACACAAAATCTCAATTTAATAAAATTTTTTTGGGCCTCGGAAGATATATGATCCATGGTATTCCTGAAATTGCTGCTTATTTTTTTGGACTTTTAGCTGGAGGAATTTTAAGTATAGCAATAACAAAAAAAGATTATAAAACAGGGAGATTTTTTAATATCTTACAAAATATTTTATTATTAATAATATTAGCTGTTATTATTTTAATTATTGCTGGATTTATAGAAGTTTATATTACTCCTTTAATTTTTGAAAAATAA
- the pfdA gene encoding prefoldin subunit alpha yields MVNENYILQISLIQEEARKLEEQLSIINQQIMEFMSIKESLKYIKEKNKKTLLSLGKGIFVETEIKNKELFVNVGNGVVLKKTIEETKEIINKQLEELERLKNQIVINIEILSLELEKIIEKINENKKIKN; encoded by the coding sequence ATGGTAAATGAAAATTATATTTTACAAATAAGTTTAATACAAGAAGAAGCAAGAAAATTAGAAGAACAACTTTCAATAATAAATCAACAAATAATGGAATTTATGAGTATAAAAGAATCCTTAAAATACATTAAAGAAAAAAACAAAAAAACTTTGTTATCTTTAGGAAAGGGTATATTTGTAGAAACTGAGATAAAGAATAAAGAATTATTTGTTAATGTTGGAAATGGTGTAGTTTTAAAAAAAACTATAGAAGAAACAAAGGAAATTATTAACAAACAATTAGAAGAACTTGAAAGATTAAAAAATCAAATAGTTATTAACATAGAAATATTAAGTTTAGAATTAGAAAAAATTATTGAAAAAATTAATGAAAATAAAAAAATAAAAAATTAA